One part of the Aliivibrio fischeri ATCC 7744 = JCM 18803 = DSM 507 genome encodes these proteins:
- a CDS encoding porin family protein: MKLLSFLLFIFFSISAHADKSGYYITTNLENSSVTFLGVQTDLDQGYNIKGGYDFPISETFYMSVELEYNNMGAFDYDWADDNEFAKSHIDAHFFGANLKYRAYVFDSDFFITSMFGYGYYYLDMDVNFYLEDGGKGYIANGSQSRSALGLSYGFEAGYDFTEHLALTVGHNIARAIMDGIGYDFGTSYLGLSYKF; encoded by the coding sequence ATGAAGTTATTGAGTTTTCTATTATTTATTTTCTTTTCTATTTCAGCTCATGCTGACAAGTCAGGGTATTACATAACGACTAACCTAGAAAATTCTTCTGTTACTTTTCTTGGCGTTCAAACCGATCTCGATCAAGGTTATAACATTAAAGGGGGTTATGACTTTCCTATCAGTGAAACCTTTTATATGTCCGTTGAATTAGAATACAACAACATGGGAGCCTTCGATTACGATTGGGCTGATGATAACGAATTTGCTAAAAGTCATATTGATGCACACTTCTTCGGCGCTAATCTGAAGTACCGAGCTTATGTTTTTGACTCCGACTTTTTCATCACCAGTATGTTTGGTTACGGTTATTATTATTTAGATATGGATGTTAACTTCTATCTAGAGGATGGTGGGAAAGGCTATATTGCAAATGGTTCTCAAAGCCGCAGTGCTCTTGGCTTATCTTATGGTTTTGAAGCCGGTTATGATTTTACTGAGCATCTTGCCCTAACTGTCGGTCACAATATTGCTAGAGCTATCATGGATGGCATTGGTTACGATTTTGGTACTTCATACCTAGGTTTAAGCTATAAATTCTAA
- a CDS encoding YccT family protein, protein MKIQSIFAASFCLLSSISAHAAIQLTIPDEVELILVDNQEVKLESSFFSTTSTLDLENGKHQIVFRYNPVFKQGKDNIIVSSDIIVSTFSAEDKQISFKFPTYNSPEKAKAFNHDLNWELIDKNNNSIPFAQSQLIYNGMQVGRNIQFEVAKFNTTEHPAAFKEGMLTVTHKEIKNEQGENTAEQMLHYWYEKADQATKERFLKSITNK, encoded by the coding sequence ATGAAAATACAATCTATTTTTGCTGCTAGCTTCTGTCTTCTTTCATCTATTTCAGCACATGCCGCTATTCAATTAACGATACCTGACGAAGTTGAACTGATTCTTGTTGATAACCAAGAAGTAAAGCTAGAGAGCTCATTCTTTTCTACTACGTCAACGCTTGATTTAGAAAATGGTAAACATCAAATTGTTTTTAGATATAATCCTGTATTCAAGCAAGGTAAAGATAACATCATTGTGTCAAGCGACATCATCGTCTCGACGTTTTCTGCAGAAGATAAACAAATAAGCTTTAAGTTCCCAACCTATAACTCTCCTGAAAAAGCCAAAGCATTTAATCATGATCTAAATTGGGAGTTAATAGATAAAAACAATAATAGTATTCCTTTCGCTCAGTCACAATTGATCTACAACGGAATGCAAGTTGGTCGAAATATTCAATTCGAAGTCGCAAAATTTAATACTACAGAGCACCCTGCAGCCTTTAAAGAAGGTATGCTTACCGTAACTCATAAAGAAATTAAAAATGAGCAAGGCGAAAATACAGCAGAACAAATGCTGCATTATTGGTATGAGAAAGCCGATCAAGCTACAAAAGAACGCTTCTTAAAATCAATTACTAATAAGTAA
- a CDS encoding type II secretion system protein, with protein MGKNGLGFTLIELVIAITVMAVIAIIAIPKFFSYTSESYVAQAEGIAQNFEQSVRLTQYRWIASGNLQSGNDVQGFANDQLDVNLNGFPIGINKNNPMAQPNNIGRGKKGCNDLWNTLLNDPPSVSHKKKDDADFLSIRYSSEDSSFQDACYYINKHYQYTADPLTSGIVISYNSTTGEVTVITHL; from the coding sequence ATGGGTAAAAATGGACTTGGGTTTACCTTAATCGAACTCGTTATTGCAATTACTGTTATGGCAGTAATTGCAATTATCGCTATTCCAAAATTTTTTAGCTACACCTCAGAATCCTACGTTGCTCAAGCAGAAGGGATTGCTCAAAATTTTGAACAAAGTGTTCGATTAACCCAATATCGCTGGATTGCTAGTGGCAATTTACAGTCAGGAAATGATGTTCAAGGTTTTGCTAATGATCAGCTTGATGTAAACCTAAATGGCTTTCCTATTGGTATTAATAAAAACAATCCAATGGCACAACCAAATAATATTGGTAGAGGTAAGAAAGGGTGTAATGATCTTTGGAATACATTATTAAATGACCCACCTAGTGTATCCCACAAAAAAAAGGATGATGCTGATTTTCTATCAATACGTTATAGCAGTGAAGACAGTAGTTTTCAGGACGCTTGCTACTACATAAATAAGCATTACCAATACACAGCTGATCCGCTCACTTCTGGCATTGTTATTTCATATAACTCGACAACAGGCGAAGTTACTGTGATAACGCATTTATAA
- a CDS encoding methyl-accepting chemotaxis protein has protein sequence MNLIGRLSISYKIAMPIIIIVLLFGVISLLSVIKFNEQAEVNETLIEFVEPVNDNLEDAYRDLYQVVAATQGLMLSKSQADIDHHTFEFKDNAYKAIPRMKKVQDLYDSQILPMNTASELTVLITATQRWIQLYEPLFERPETAQSYYVQNSAELEKQFKVIRKQLKSISRLIMAEQVKLRKQSQDGIEAGKLISEVGAISAIIVAMLALWLSINWIVKPIRSLESAMSDVASGEGDLSKRISVDSTDELGKLAQAFNQFISKIHGTVQEVIVSSNAVRVEMESIKAQTQNVAQFSMNQQQESEVVAAAVHEMQVTSATVNENANDAAEASQGATAEAEVTDNILQQTVGSIQSLADEINQAGKVIQTLDTDVANIASILDVIKGIAEQTNLLALNAAIEAARAGEQGRGFAVVADEVRALASKTQDSTGEIQKMIERLQLGAKEAVQAINASNQSGVETIELAHQASQSLAQITNAIIVMNDMNTHIATAANQQSQVSEDVNNNVQRITDNSGQMVEMVNQSESACALLSEQCERLDQLVSQFRV, from the coding sequence ATGAATCTAATTGGACGTTTATCAATCAGTTACAAAATAGCAATGCCAATTATTATTATTGTTTTGCTATTTGGTGTTATATCACTTTTAAGTGTGATCAAATTCAACGAACAAGCAGAAGTAAATGAAACACTAATTGAGTTCGTTGAACCTGTTAATGATAATTTGGAAGACGCCTATCGTGATCTTTATCAAGTTGTCGCAGCAACTCAAGGCCTTATGTTGTCAAAGTCTCAAGCGGATATTGATCATCATACTTTTGAATTCAAAGATAATGCGTATAAAGCCATCCCTAGAATGAAAAAAGTACAAGATTTATATGACAGCCAGATTCTGCCTATGAATACGGCATCAGAATTGACTGTTTTGATAACGGCAACCCAAAGATGGATTCAGCTCTATGAACCGTTATTTGAGCGTCCTGAAACTGCTCAATCTTATTATGTTCAAAACAGTGCAGAGTTAGAGAAACAATTTAAAGTCATTAGAAAACAGCTAAAATCAATCAGTCGTTTAATTATGGCTGAACAAGTTAAGTTAAGAAAACAAAGCCAAGATGGTATTGAAGCAGGAAAATTGATATCTGAAGTCGGTGCGATTAGTGCGATTATTGTTGCTATGTTAGCACTTTGGCTATCGATTAATTGGATCGTAAAACCAATTCGTTCACTTGAAAGTGCAATGTCAGATGTTGCTTCTGGTGAAGGTGATTTATCAAAACGAATTAGCGTTGATTCTACTGATGAACTAGGAAAATTAGCTCAAGCATTCAATCAATTTATTTCTAAAATTCACGGCACAGTACAAGAGGTGATTGTGTCATCTAATGCCGTTCGTGTTGAAATGGAAAGCATTAAAGCTCAAACTCAAAACGTAGCTCAATTCTCGATGAATCAGCAACAAGAGAGTGAGGTAGTTGCAGCAGCAGTACATGAAATGCAAGTAACAAGTGCTACCGTTAATGAAAATGCGAATGACGCGGCAGAAGCGAGTCAAGGAGCGACAGCTGAAGCTGAGGTTACTGATAATATTCTTCAACAAACAGTTGGTTCAATTCAGAGCTTAGCGGATGAGATAAATCAAGCAGGCAAAGTGATTCAAACATTAGATACTGATGTTGCAAATATTGCTTCTATTTTAGATGTGATTAAAGGCATTGCTGAGCAAACCAACTTGTTAGCACTTAATGCGGCGATTGAAGCAGCTCGAGCGGGCGAACAAGGACGAGGTTTTGCGGTTGTTGCTGATGAAGTAAGAGCGTTAGCAAGTAAGACTCAAGATAGTACTGGTGAAATTCAAAAAATGATTGAACGCCTGCAACTTGGTGCAAAAGAAGCAGTTCAGGCAATTAATGCGAGTAATCAGAGTGGTGTCGAGACAATAGAGTTAGCTCACCAAGCATCTCAATCGTTAGCTCAAATTACCAATGCCATTATTGTTATGAACGATATGAATACACATATTGCAACGGCGGCTAATCAACAAAGTCAAGTGAGCGAAGATGTTAACAATAACGTTCAACGAATTACTGACAACAGCGGTCAAATGGTTGAAATGGTAAACCAATCAGAAAGCGCTTGTGCTTTATTATCAGAGCAGTGTGAGCGATTAGACCAATTGGTGTCGCAATTTAGAGTGTAA
- the torS gene encoding TMAO reductase system sensor histidine kinase/response regulator TorS — MLFASTGIGRKLLITFMVMIALMAFGSVVGVLGFSYVEKTERTVIDSAIPAVIEARYISDLSTKIISTSQLLSQVDSEDDRKKYGKDLFESIESLYHRLKGLGVYPFDKALLARLDLQVQDIVDNLATMGEGVGEKVVLHRTIQEKSQKLTETALRLEELSRSQVLNSNTVTIANVVKIYDLVENGEKEAVYKALDTLVETDLDLAERLHELRLLTFKVVNTIDDARNSHNIKKIEKLRQDFTRDMTIITRRVQAVEDPSRTKQMLDLANDLTKSERLFNELIQLVNINQKLKLLGDENVHKFQELNLTISQLLEQANDVTQQAVADVNFVLKVVQQLLISITMLGLCLVIYIMWRYVYARVITRLNQYEEAITNVANGQLDIELDTTGDDELARMGRSILIARDTAQELKEYKDSLELQIAQRTQELKSSNERLNVEIINHDKARDLAEQANRAKSAFLATMSHEIRTPLNGVLGTGELLRGSGLTAQQKQYVDIINRSGENLLDLLNDILDYSKIEAGHLAIRKRNFSVQSMITDVHHLFSSRAQQKGITLSVNAPVDTPEWWIGDCSRIRQVLNNFVGNAIKFTHTGSVTIQLSLILDTTLLFEVIDTGVGIAEHEIDTLFDVFTQAEEGMKVSGGTGLGLAISQRLIEAMDGEIGVDSIEGQGSTFWFSLELDEGQPVESLSDDKTTIDIAPVNILLVEDNPVNQMVAIGFLERLGHQVIAVDTGKKAEEAIENHPFDLLLLDINLPDTDGVTLQKRLREIYATKGDHQDELPMLAVSAHVFHEDVESYLSAGFNGFLAKPLVENQLVSTLNRILNDGKSNLKAPVIIPSLQLEMEAGIETEEHEMILNEKVLQGDINVLGEDRMRKIVGVFKESSKENLEELQTAISDQDCYQVNQLAHKLKGSAGSMGLIQLHTLCHQYEQYGKNNDISLCKNDEISQVYGAAILALDAFFD; from the coding sequence ATGTTATTTGCTTCTACAGGGATCGGTCGCAAGCTGCTTATCACATTCATGGTGATGATTGCGCTTATGGCATTTGGATCGGTTGTTGGTGTTCTTGGGTTTTCATACGTAGAAAAAACAGAAAGAACGGTAATTGATTCGGCAATACCAGCGGTTATTGAAGCTCGTTACATTTCAGATTTAAGTACAAAGATCATTTCAACATCTCAATTACTCTCGCAAGTTGACTCTGAAGACGATAGAAAAAAATACGGCAAAGATCTGTTTGAGTCGATAGAGAGTCTTTATCACCGTTTAAAAGGTCTCGGTGTCTACCCATTTGATAAAGCGTTATTAGCTCGTTTAGATCTTCAAGTTCAAGACATTGTCGATAATTTGGCAACAATGGGTGAAGGCGTTGGTGAGAAAGTAGTTCTGCATCGAACTATTCAAGAGAAGAGCCAGAAGTTAACCGAAACCGCTCTTCGTTTGGAGGAGTTATCACGTTCGCAAGTATTAAATTCAAATACTGTTACGATCGCTAATGTCGTGAAGATTTATGATTTAGTTGAAAATGGCGAAAAAGAAGCGGTCTATAAAGCATTAGATACTCTAGTAGAAACGGATTTGGATTTAGCAGAGCGTTTGCATGAATTACGCTTACTTACCTTTAAAGTGGTCAATACGATAGATGATGCAAGAAACAGTCATAACATCAAAAAAATAGAGAAGTTAAGACAAGATTTTACTCGTGATATGACCATTATAACTCGTAGGGTACAAGCAGTAGAAGACCCAAGCAGAACAAAGCAAATGCTTGATCTAGCTAATGATTTAACAAAGAGTGAGCGTTTGTTTAATGAGTTAATTCAACTGGTTAATATCAATCAAAAACTAAAGTTGTTAGGTGATGAAAACGTTCATAAGTTTCAAGAGCTTAATTTAACTATTTCACAATTACTTGAACAGGCAAATGATGTAACTCAACAAGCGGTCGCTGATGTTAACTTTGTATTGAAAGTTGTTCAGCAATTGTTGATATCAATAACAATGCTTGGTTTATGTCTCGTTATCTACATTATGTGGCGTTATGTTTATGCTCGTGTGATTACACGATTAAATCAATATGAAGAAGCGATCACTAACGTAGCTAATGGTCAATTAGATATAGAATTAGATACAACAGGTGACGATGAGTTAGCTCGTATGGGACGTTCAATTCTTATTGCCAGGGATACAGCTCAAGAACTGAAAGAATATAAAGACAGCTTAGAATTACAAATAGCACAACGAACTCAAGAGCTTAAGTCGAGTAATGAGCGACTTAATGTCGAGATTATTAACCACGATAAGGCAAGGGATCTCGCAGAGCAAGCAAACAGAGCAAAATCAGCGTTCCTTGCAACTATGAGCCATGAAATTCGAACGCCTTTAAATGGTGTACTTGGAACCGGTGAGCTGCTCCGTGGGAGCGGTTTAACTGCTCAACAAAAACAGTATGTTGATATTATTAATCGTAGTGGTGAAAACTTATTAGATTTATTGAACGACATACTTGATTACTCAAAAATTGAAGCTGGACATTTAGCTATTCGTAAGAGGAACTTTAGTGTTCAATCAATGATCACAGATGTGCATCATTTATTTAGCTCTCGAGCACAGCAAAAAGGCATTACTTTATCGGTTAATGCGCCTGTTGATACCCCAGAGTGGTGGATAGGTGATTGTTCACGTATTCGTCAGGTATTAAATAACTTTGTGGGCAATGCAATTAAATTTACTCATACAGGTAGCGTAACGATTCAGTTAAGCCTTATTTTGGATACGACGCTTTTATTTGAAGTCATTGATACCGGTGTTGGGATTGCTGAGCATGAAATAGATACTTTATTTGATGTATTCACTCAAGCTGAAGAGGGCATGAAAGTCAGTGGTGGAACAGGGTTAGGCCTAGCCATCAGTCAGCGTCTAATCGAAGCGATGGATGGTGAGATTGGTGTCGACTCAATAGAAGGGCAAGGTAGTACATTTTGGTTCTCCCTTGAGCTTGATGAAGGTCAGCCTGTTGAGTCATTGAGTGATGATAAAACAACAATAGACATAGCTCCTGTTAATATCCTTTTAGTGGAAGATAATCCAGTTAATCAGATGGTTGCTATTGGTTTCTTAGAGCGACTAGGTCACCAAGTTATTGCTGTAGATACGGGTAAAAAAGCTGAAGAAGCGATTGAAAATCATCCATTTGATTTACTTTTATTAGACATTAATTTGCCTGATACTGATGGCGTGACCTTGCAAAAACGTTTAAGAGAAATTTATGCGACAAAAGGTGACCACCAAGACGAACTCCCAATGTTAGCGGTTTCTGCTCATGTTTTTCATGAAGATGTTGAGAGTTATCTTTCTGCCGGTTTTAATGGCTTCTTAGCAAAACCATTGGTTGAAAATCAATTAGTAAGTACATTGAATCGCATCTTAAATGATGGAAAATCAAATTTGAAAGCCCCCGTCATTATTCCGAGTTTGCAACTAGAAATGGAAGCTGGAATCGAAACAGAGGAACATGAAATGATACTAAATGAAAAAGTATTGCAAGGTGATATTAACGTATTAGGTGAAGACCGAATGCGTAAAATTGTCGGTGTTTTTAAAGAATCTTCTAAAGAAAATTTAGAGGAATTACAAACGGCAATTTCAGATCAAGATTGTTATCAAGTGAATCAGTTAGCTCATAAATTAAAAGGTTCAGCAGGTAGTATGGGATTAATACAGCTACATACGTTATGTCATCAATATGAGCAGTATGGAAAAAATAATGATATTTCTCTATGTAAAAACGATGAAATTAGCCAAGTTTATGGCGCCGCCATTTTGGCATTGGATGCTTTTTTTGATTAA
- the torT gene encoding TMAO reductase system periplasmic protein TorT, producing the protein MKLTFHLIYIILFSVFLSPLAHAKTPWKLCAIYPHLKDSYWLSVNYGMVKEAKAQHVELTVYESGGYPNVERQTQQIEQCVLNGSNAIILGTVDPMAFQDNLITLTKGIPVFATVNQLISSYPPAAPVHHGEVGVDWYEMGYKTGEFLAKRHPKDSGITYIGWLPGPKTRGGTKPVTQGFNDAIKDSDIIVSATYWGDNSKELQRNLIQDALQTEKLDYLVGGAVAIEVAISEVASRKMQNQVGLVSTYLSHAVYRGLLRNRVLFSPTDKMVLQGQLSIQQAVSYLNKHPLPFQLSPKIEALTPQHLPKKVLEESLSPAEYRPTFFVSSEKQ; encoded by the coding sequence ATGAAGCTTACTTTTCATCTTATATACATTATTTTATTCTCTGTCTTTTTATCGCCTCTTGCTCACGCAAAAACGCCTTGGAAACTGTGTGCTATTTATCCACATCTAAAAGACTCTTACTGGCTATCTGTTAACTATGGAATGGTAAAAGAAGCTAAAGCTCAACATGTTGAGTTAACCGTCTATGAGTCTGGTGGTTACCCTAACGTTGAACGACAGACTCAACAAATCGAACAATGTGTATTAAATGGTTCTAATGCGATCATTTTGGGTACCGTTGACCCTATGGCTTTTCAAGATAACCTTATTACGCTTACAAAAGGGATACCTGTTTTTGCTACCGTGAATCAGCTAATTAGTTCCTATCCTCCAGCCGCCCCAGTTCATCATGGTGAAGTCGGTGTTGATTGGTATGAAATGGGCTATAAAACTGGTGAATTTTTAGCAAAAAGACACCCGAAAGATTCTGGCATCACTTATATTGGCTGGCTTCCAGGCCCTAAAACTAGAGGTGGGACAAAACCCGTCACCCAAGGTTTTAATGACGCTATTAAAGACAGTGATATTATCGTCAGTGCAACATACTGGGGTGATAACAGCAAAGAATTACAACGCAACTTAATTCAAGATGCTCTGCAAACAGAGAAATTAGATTATTTGGTTGGGGGCGCTGTCGCAATTGAGGTGGCAATAAGTGAAGTCGCAAGTCGAAAAATGCAAAATCAAGTGGGTTTAGTCTCAACTTACTTAAGTCATGCTGTATATCGCGGTTTATTACGTAATCGCGTGTTATTCTCCCCCACAGATAAAATGGTATTACAGGGACAGCTTAGTATTCAACAAGCGGTGAGTTATCTTAATAAGCACCCGCTACCTTTTCAGTTATCACCAAAAATTGAAGCATTAACGCCACAGCATTTACCAAAAAAAGTTCTTGAAGAGTCACTCTCACCAGCTGAGTATCGCCCTACTTTTTTCGTATCATCTGAAAAACAATAA
- a CDS encoding methylglyoxal synthase → MNKTTRVMPAHKHIALVAHDNYKPELLRWVKENKDALQGHFLYATGTTGRILSKETGLAIKSLLSGPMGGDQQLGALISEGKIDMMIFFWDPLNAVPHDPDVKALLRIATVWNVPVAMNRASAKFMISAPQMEEEVSIEIPDYDAYLAERV, encoded by the coding sequence ATGAATAAAACAACAAGGGTCATGCCTGCACATAAACACATTGCATTAGTTGCTCATGATAATTACAAACCAGAATTATTACGTTGGGTAAAAGAAAATAAAGACGCCTTACAAGGTCATTTTCTTTATGCTACGGGAACAACTGGCCGCATTCTAAGTAAAGAAACAGGCTTAGCAATAAAGAGTTTATTGAGCGGTCCTATGGGGGGAGATCAGCAACTTGGCGCTCTTATTTCTGAAGGAAAAATCGATATGATGATTTTCTTTTGGGATCCTCTAAACGCCGTACCGCATGATCCTGATGTAAAAGCACTTCTACGCATTGCAACGGTATGGAATGTTCCAGTAGCAATGAACCGTGCAAGTGCCAAATTTATGATTTCTGCTCCGCAAATGGAAGAAGAAGTATCAATCGAAATTCCTGATTATGATGCTTATTTAGCTGAACGCGTTTAG
- the helD gene encoding DNA helicase IV has translation MQIKATPFAQWLVQGDFYQLELEQEQLLFTSHKYQVSVPFDKWSGKVTFERGLIWGALCFYNRNEQVAWRVSGLPWEECDAIINAVLNAYADWKESKVLLLNQLQPQMIELIEDFSANKRFLKQTEALMMVEKLYDLFEQTKISIPLAEQLQPDCIAPVIDWLTEPEEQLKVLNDNWLEEQKVEWKTFFSECESQPLNESQQSALLLNEDHTLVLAGAGSGKTSVLVARVNYLIQSGQAQVDEILLLAFGRQAAQEMSGRIIDKLGFEIGQRVKVATFHQLGLDIIRHVEYQQPKLSCLVTDVKARKEWFVHVLDSEWKNATAMNRWKKHLKKWPIAYLRGDVDLREESHNEKLQEWLYKQICQLNSLQLDKKSIVEKIEFHPDVQRLKSELNIVWPFFKAYERTLKHEGAIDYESMITKAKAYIADNKYELPWSFVMVDEYQDISPQRLDLIEAICHTENKHQTKATLFAVGDDWQAIYRFAGADVSLTTGFENRFQSTQIAHLSTTYRFNDQIGAVANRFVQENPMQLKKELNSFTKKKRKAVKVIEHQSIEKELLSLSKNIRDGEKVVILGRNHNHKPDSFDEWVKFYPGLNLEYNTCHASKGTEADYVFIVEMTDGQFPMKERAESLDAALLPHAESYPYAEERRLFYVALTRAKKKVWIVYHGKPSPFVQEIVDKDYPVIIE, from the coding sequence ATGCAGATCAAAGCAACCCCTTTCGCTCAGTGGTTAGTTCAAGGTGACTTTTATCAACTTGAATTAGAGCAAGAGCAGCTGTTGTTTACCTCACATAAATATCAAGTATCTGTTCCTTTTGATAAATGGAGCGGAAAAGTGACTTTTGAAAGAGGCCTTATTTGGGGAGCGCTTTGTTTTTATAATCGTAATGAACAAGTTGCATGGCGAGTATCTGGACTTCCATGGGAAGAGTGTGACGCCATAATTAATGCAGTGTTAAATGCTTATGCTGATTGGAAAGAATCAAAAGTATTGCTGTTAAATCAGCTGCAACCACAGATGATTGAATTAATTGAAGATTTTAGTGCAAATAAGCGCTTTTTAAAACAAACAGAAGCTTTAATGATGGTCGAAAAGTTATATGATCTTTTCGAGCAGACGAAGATATCCATTCCCTTAGCTGAACAGCTTCAACCTGACTGTATTGCACCTGTTATTGATTGGCTCACTGAACCAGAAGAACAATTAAAAGTCTTGAATGATAATTGGTTAGAAGAGCAAAAAGTAGAATGGAAAACGTTTTTTTCTGAGTGTGAATCACAGCCACTAAATGAATCTCAGCAAAGTGCTTTGTTATTAAATGAAGATCACACCTTAGTTTTAGCTGGTGCAGGCTCAGGTAAAACAAGTGTATTGGTTGCTCGTGTAAATTATTTAATTCAAAGTGGACAAGCTCAAGTCGACGAAATTTTGTTATTGGCTTTTGGTCGTCAAGCAGCACAAGAAATGTCAGGGCGTATCATTGATAAACTCGGTTTTGAAATAGGCCAACGAGTCAAAGTCGCTACTTTTCATCAATTGGGCTTAGATATTATTCGTCATGTTGAATACCAACAGCCAAAGCTATCATGCTTAGTTACTGATGTTAAAGCACGTAAAGAATGGTTTGTTCATGTTTTGGATTCCGAATGGAAAAATGCAACAGCGATGAACCGTTGGAAGAAGCACCTTAAGAAATGGCCAATTGCTTATTTGCGTGGTGATGTTGATTTAAGAGAAGAGTCGCACAATGAAAAGTTACAAGAGTGGCTTTATAAACAAATTTGCCAATTAAATAGCCTGCAATTAGATAAGAAAAGCATTGTTGAAAAGATTGAATTTCATCCTGATGTGCAGCGTTTAAAAAGTGAATTGAATATTGTTTGGCCATTCTTTAAGGCGTATGAAAGAACGCTGAAACATGAAGGTGCTATTGATTATGAATCAATGATTACTAAGGCTAAAGCATACATTGCTGATAACAAGTATGAATTGCCTTGGTCATTTGTAATGGTTGATGAATATCAAGATATTTCACCGCAACGTTTAGATTTGATTGAAGCCATTTGTCACACCGAAAATAAACATCAAACTAAGGCTACGCTATTTGCTGTTGGTGATGATTGGCAAGCGATATACCGTTTTGCTGGTGCAGATGTGTCGCTAACTACAGGGTTTGAAAATCGTTTTCAATCGACACAAATTGCTCATTTATCGACAACGTATCGTTTTAATGATCAAATAGGGGCGGTAGCAAATCGCTTTGTTCAAGAGAACCCTATGCAGCTTAAAAAAGAGCTAAATAGTTTCACTAAAAAGAAAAGAAAGGCAGTGAAAGTAATAGAGCATCAATCTATAGAAAAAGAGCTCTTATCATTATCTAAAAACATTCGTGATGGCGAAAAAGTCGTGATTCTTGGCCGTAACCATAATCATAAGCCTGATAGCTTTGATGAGTGGGTTAAGTTCTACCCTGGTTTGAATTTGGAATATAATACGTGTCATGCTAGTAAAGGGACAGAAGCGGATTATGTCTTTATTGTCGAGATGACGGATGGACAATTTCCGATGAAAGAGCGAGCGGAGTCGCTAGATGCGGCTTTACTTCCTCATGCAGAAAGCTATCCATATGCTGAAGAACGACGATTATTTTATGTCGCCTTAACTCGTGCAAAGAAAAAAGTATGGATTGTTTATCATGGTAAACCATCTCCATTTGTACAAGAGATCGTGGATAAAGACTATCCAGTGATAATTGAATAA